The proteins below are encoded in one region of Campylobacter rectus:
- a CDS encoding CDP-alcohol phosphatidyltransferase family protein — translation MSIYELKPKFQNLLRPLARRLYSAGVTANQVTLIACILSILLGMLLAKFAEVSTLFFLLPIWMFLRMALNAIDGMLAREFNQKTPLGGYLNEATDVISDTALYLPFAFVAPFGWGIIALVIFLSFMSEFLGVLGQVHGSSRRYDGPMGKSDRAFVFGFIATIYAVLGQLPIWFSWALYIVAFLLALTCINRVRMGLRG, via the coding sequence ATGAGCATCTACGAGTTAAAACCCAAATTCCAAAACCTGCTTCGTCCGCTAGCAAGACGTCTTTATAGCGCCGGCGTTACGGCAAATCAAGTCACGCTCATAGCTTGCATTCTCTCTATTTTATTAGGTATGCTACTTGCTAAATTCGCCGAAGTTTCCACTCTATTTTTTCTACTGCCTATTTGGATGTTTTTACGTATGGCGCTAAATGCTATCGACGGTATGCTGGCTCGTGAGTTTAATCAAAAAACACCGCTTGGAGGCTATCTGAACGAAGCTACCGACGTCATCTCGGACACTGCGCTTTATTTGCCGTTTGCTTTTGTAGCTCCATTTGGGTGGGGTATTATCGCGCTCGTTATTTTTCTATCTTTTATGAGCGAGTTTTTAGGTGTCCTAGGTCAGGTACACGGTAGTAGCAGGCGATATGACGGGCCTATGGGTAAGAGCGACCGCGCATTCGTATTCGGGTTCATCGCTACTATATATGCGGTATTAGGTCAGCTGCCTATATGGTTTAGCTGGGCGCTTTACATAGTGGCGTTTTTACTTGCGCTTACCTGCATAAACCGAGTAAGGATGGGTTTAAGGGGGTAG
- a CDS encoding ComEA family DNA-binding protein — protein MNKFILSMLVCASMVFAAINLNTATKEELMSLNGIGETKANAIIEYRKTNKFESIEDIKNVNGIGEKTFENLKGDISISGENVMPASSKVSKKVKEAKVDMDDKVKQNKKDVAKKIKDTEEKMVVPVEDTDEAKSLKKNVKKAVDKEAEIKKTKKKKSE, from the coding sequence ATGAACAAGTTTATATTGTCAATGTTGGTATGCGCTTCGATGGTATTTGCAGCCATAAACTTAAATACCGCAACAAAAGAGGAGCTGATGAGCCTAAACGGCATTGGTGAAACGAAAGCTAATGCTATTATTGAGTATAGAAAAACAAACAAATTTGAGAGCATAGAGGATATCAAAAACGTAAACGGTATCGGAGAAAAGACATTTGAAAATTTAAAAGGCGATATCTCGATAAGCGGCGAAAACGTGATGCCTGCAAGCAGTAAAGTGTCTAAAAAAGTAAAAGAAGCTAAAGTCGATATGGACGATAAAGTAAAACAAAACAAGAAAGATGTCGCCAAAAAAATAAAAGATACCGAAGAAAAGATGGTTGTACCGGTAGAGGATACGGATGAGGCGAAGTCTTTAAAAAAGAATGTTAAAAAAGCTGTCGACAAAGAGGCCGAAATCAAAAAAACTAAAAAGAAAAAATCTGAATAG